The nucleotide sequence CCGTCGACCAGGTCGCCCTCGTCGAACTCGGTCAGCGTGCCGTCGATCATCTCGTTCATCTGCTCGTCGGAGATGTCGCTGAAGTCGATGACGGACGTGTTCTTAATGTCGGTCAAAACGGACCCCTTTCAAACTTAAGTCGGGGACCCTTCGTCATGATTGATTGCTTACACCATGTTCGCTCTGCAAAAGCTTGCTCGCTCAGCTGTGCAACAAAAACATGTCTCGGGGGCCTACAGTTACGTGCGCTTCCGGGAGGATTCCCGATAAGCCGCATTAGTATATCACACAGGCAACGTCCCCAGAACCACTATTCACAAGGCCCCACGATTATTTCTCGCCATTCCGCCACCTTTGGCCTCGCATCAGCCGCGGTAGCGCGCGGAGGCGGCATGCGAGCTGTAGTAGGCCCGCTTGTCCTCGTACATGGCACCGTCGGCCCACCTGACGGCCTCGTCGACAAGGCAAGGCTCCGCGGCGTAGTGCAGCCCCATGGCCATGGGGCACGAGGCGTCGGCCAGCCGGGCGCGCACCGTTTCCACCAGCGCGTCGAAGCCGTCTGCGGAGACGTCCTTCACGATGGCGAGGAACTCGTCGCCGCCCATGCGGTACACGTATGCCCCCGGGAGCGCGTCTGCGAGCGCGCTGCCCGCCGCGATCAGCGCGCGGTCGCCCCTTGCGTGGCCGTCGCGGTCGTTGATGTCCTTCAGGCCGTTCATGTCCACGTACACCACGCCGAACCCGTTGCGCGGGCCCGCGGCGTCGAGCTCCTCCACGTCGGCGATGAAGCGGTTGCGGTTCCCCAGGCCGGTGAGCGTGTCCGTGAAGCTGAGCTGGCGGAACCGCTCCTTCGTGCGGTAGCGCTCCAGCTCCATGGACAGGAAGTAGGAAAGGCTGCTGAAGAACTCCCCGCAGTGGTCCAGGTGGATAGCGGCCGGATTGTCCACGCCGATGGAGCCGATGAGCTCGCCCTCCACGAGCAGCGGCGCGTCCACCAGGGTGGTTATGCCCTGCGGGGCGAGCATCTCGTACTCGTTCGGCGAAGTCTCGCGCAAATCCTCCAGGTTCTTGACGACGATGGTCTCGCGCTTCAGGAACAGCGGCATCCACTGCGTCACGAAATGCAGGTCCATGTTCTGCAGCTCGTCGATCTGGGGCACCACGCCCTCGGCGCACCACTCGTGCGAGTTGCTGAACGAGGTGCCGTCGGGCGACACCTGGAAGAGGTACACGCGGTCGGCCTCCATGAACTCGCCTATCATCTGGAGCACGGACGTCATGTCGCCCGCGAACCCGTCTATGTTCTGCAGCTTCATGGCGCAGCGCACGAGCAGCGTCTCCAGGCCCAGCTTCGTCTCCAACGCCCGGCGCTGCTCCTGCTCGGCGGTCATGTCGAACGCCACCTCGAAACGGGCCGGGCGGCCCTCCCAGTCCACGACCTTGTCCTTGAGCAGGTAGTGGCGCCCGAACTTCTCGTTGTAGTGCGCCCACGTGACGAACGCGTCCGCGGAAAGCTCGTGGTTGTTGCAGAACTCGCAGGGGGCGTCTTTGCCCAGCACCACGTCATAGCACGTCCGGCCCCGCCAGTCGCCTACGAGGCGCTCCGCGGATCCGTTGAGGTACAGCATCTCGTGGGTATCGAGATCGCTCACGTACACGCATTCCGCCAGCGCGTCGAATATCTCGTAAGGGTTAGCCATGCCGGCCCTCTCCTCGCTATCTCCCTCGGCCCGTGCCCGTCTCGGACGACGGGCGGTGTCCGCGTGCGCCTTTGCACCCCGTGCCTTCCGGGGCGTGTTCCCGCGTCCATTCTACCCCATGAGGCAGGCGGCGGAGGGCGCGAGGCGCGAAGGCGCGGCCGTTTCTGCCCGCCGCGCGGCAGGCCTCGGCCCTAGGCTTTCTGGCAAGCGGCGCACACGCCGTCGAAGATGATCTCGTGGCCCTCGATAGCGAAGCCATGTGCATCGGCTATACGGGAGGCGATGTCCGGCTCGTAGGGCATATCGACGTCCACGATGCCGCCGCACACGCGGCACTTCGCGTGATAGTGCGGTTCGTTGAAGAAGTCATAGCGGTCGGCGCCGTTGGGCACCTCGACGCGCAGCACGTCGCCTCGGCTAGCCAGCACGCCCAGGTTGCGGTACACCGTGGCGCGCGAGATGTTCGGGTACGTGCGACGCACCGCCTCGTACACGTCGGCCGACGTGGGGTGGTTATGCAGCGACCGCACCGCCTCCAGCACGAGCGCCCGCTGTATGGTGTTGCGCGAGGGCGCCGTGGACGCCCCCTTCTTCGTTGCCGTGGCCATTGCGAACTCCTTGGGTCTGCTTATCACTATCGTAATTTAAATAGGATTATATCCCATTAACAACAACCTGCAAACCCCGCCGCCGAACCTCCACACGGGACGGCACCTTCTGCACTCGCTACACAGCGGCGGCGCCCGTCTCGCCGGTGCGGATGCGCACCACCTCTTCCACCGGGAAGATGAAGATCTTGCCGTCGCCCACCTCGCCGGTGCATGCCGTGGCGCGGACGAGGTCGACGAGAGGCGCCACCTCTGCATCGTCGACCACGAGCTCGAACTTCACCTTCGGTATCATGTTGAGCATCACCTCGGTCCCGCGGTAGTACTCCTTCCAACCATGCTGGCTGCCGCAGCCTTGCACCTGGCTGACGGTCATGCCGCCCACCTGCGCGACGAACAGCGCCTCCTTGAGCGGCTCGAGCTTCTCGGGCCGCACGATGGCGGTGATCTTCTTCATTTAGCAGCTCCTTTGCTATCACTGATTCGTCAAAGCCAGCGAGAATCGCCGGCCCGTTCCGCCGTTCGGCAGAAGGGGAACCTTAGTCGAGTCCCACATAGGCCGGATAAGCGCTCTCGCCGTGCGCGGTCACGTCGAGGCCCTGCGCCTCCTCCGCCTCGCCCACACGCAGGCTTCCCCTGAAGCACGCCTTCACGATGAAACCGAGCGCCACGTCGAGCACGCCCACGAACGCCGCCGTCACGAGAATGCCGAGCACCTGCGCGCCCAGCAGCGTGGGATCGCCGGTATAGAGCAGGCCGCCGAAATCGGTCCACGACAGCTCGGGCACGCAGAACAGCCCGGTCAGAATACCGCCGGTCACGCCACCGACCGCATGGATGCCGAATGCGTCGAGCGCGTCGTCGTAGCCGAACGTGCGTTTGAGGAACGAGACGGCGGCGTAGCACACGGGCGACACGATGACGCCCATCGCCGCCGCTGCCCATGGCTCCACGAAGCCCGCTGCCGGAGTGATGACCACGAGTCCGGCCACCAAGCCCGTCGCCGCGCCCACGAGCGTGGGCTTGCCGACCCGCACGCGCTCGACGGCCAGCCATGAAACGAGCGCCGCACTAGACGCCGCCGCGGTGTTCACGAGCGCGAGCGCGGCAACGCCGTCGGGGGCGAACTCGGAGCCCGCATTGAAGCCGAACCATCCGAACCACAGGAGCGTCGCGCCCAGCGCCACGAACGGCACGTTGTGGGGGCGGTAGCTCATCACGGCGTACCCCTTTCGCTTGCCCGCGATAACGCAGAGAACCAGGCCCGTGAGGCCGGACGAGATGTGCACCACATCGCCGCCCGCGAAGTCGAGCGCGCCGATCATGCCTCCCACGAGACTCCCCTCGCCGCCCCACACCATGTGGGCGAGCGGCGGGTACACCACGACGGTCCACACCGCCGTGAACGCGCACACCGCGCCGAACTTCACGCGCCCGGCCACCGCACCCGTGACGATGGCCGTGGTGATCATGCAAAACGCCATCTGGAACACCACGTCGGCCATCGCGGGGTACGCGTCGTGGCTCAGCGCTTCGGGGGCTTCGCCCACGATGTCGGCCACCAGCCCCGCGAGGCCGAGCTGGTCGAAGCCTCCGAAGAACGGAAGCGACCCGTCCCCGCCGTACGCGAACGACCATCCGCACACCGTCCAGGTGACGCCCACGATGCCGAGCACCGCAAACGACATGAGCATCGTGTTCACGACGTTCTTGCGACGGCTCAAACCTCCGTAGAAGAACGCCAGCCCCGGCGTCATCAGCAAGACGAGCATCGCGCATACCAGCATGAAACCCGTCGATCCTGTGTCGAACATGTGCCTCTACCTCCCTCGAATACGAGCGCTACCTGTTTACGCATTCGATGATCCCACCGCCCCGCGACCGTCCCAAGCGAGACCTGCAACTGTTAACGCGCTCAAAAACGCCTTTTAACAGACGGGAAGCATCGCCGTTACCGAAAGGAAACACGCCTCGCAGCACCGGGCCGCGAGCCCGAAGGAATCGGACTGCGGGAACGATGGCAGCGCGCACCGTTGCGGTATAGTGGAAGGGACACGCGAGAGAAAGGACCACCGCATGACCATCGAGTTCGTCCCCGTCGAAACGCCCGAGGACCGCGCCGCCCTGGCGACGCTCGCCAGCGAGATCTGGCACGAGTACTGGCCCGCCCTCATCGGCGAGGCCCAAACCGACTACATGGTGGAACAGTTCCAGAGCCTCGAAGCTATCGAGCGCGACGTGGCCGAGCACGCTTACGAGTACTGGTTCCTGCGCACCGCCGAGGATGGCCGCACCGTGGGCTACACGGGAGGGCGCGTCGAGCCCGAGACGAACCGCTTCTTCATCTCGAAGATCTACCTGCGCGCCGAAGTGCGTGGGCACGGGTTCGCCAGCCAGACCATCCGCTTCTACGAGGACCTGTGCCGCGCACGCGGACTCGCGGCCATGTACCTGACGGTGAACAAGCACAACGACCTGGGCGTGCGCGCGTACCGGGGCAAGGGGTTCGAGACCATCGACTCCGTGGAGACCGACATCGGGCAGGGCTTCATCATGGACGACTTCATCATGGAGAAGCGCATCGGCGCATAGGATGCCGTTCAACCATTGGTGAAACCGCCTGCTGTGACGCCCCTTCTATCTGACCGGGGTATATGATTCCGTTATCGTCGAAGAGAAGGAGCGGTCGCATGGGCAAGTTCGTCATCAAGACGTCCGAGACGGGATGCCATTTCGTGCTGAAAGCCGACAACGGCGAAGTCATCGCCACGTCGCAGCACTACCAGTCCAAGGAATCCTGCAAGAAGGGCATCGAGAGCGTGAAGAGGAACGCCCCCGGCGCAGAAGTCGTGGAAGAGGATTAGCTCGTTCCGCTGGCCTAACGGCCAGCGGAAACGCTCGACGGCGCGAGGGGCCCCCGTGCCCAGCCTTGCCGCTCCAAGCCTTCCTCGCGTGCAAAAGCGCGCTTCGCCGGCTCACGGCAATTCTGGGCACGGGGGCCCCTCGCGCCGATCTACAACGCCAACCCGTCTACGACCTCGTTGGACGCACCACCCGATCCCCCTAGAAGAACATCAGGAACAGGTGCGTGAACGCAAACGCCAGTAGGCCGCAGCCGGGAAACGTGAGCACCCAGGTGCCCACCATGCGGCCGGCAAGGCCCCATTTCACGTTGCGCAGGCTCTTCTCGGCGCCCACGCCCATGATGGCGGTGGTCTTGGTATGCGTGGTGGACACCGGCAGGCCCGTGAACGTGGCCAGGCCGATGCAGAAGCAGGCGGACAGGCAGGCGGCGAAGCCCTGGTACTGCTCCATCTTCACCATGTTCATGCCCACGGACTTGATGATCTTCTTGCCGCCCACGGCGGTGCCCAGCGCCATGACGGCCGACACCATGATGATGAGCCAGAACGGGAACGACACGTCGCCGCCCGACTGGCCGCTCATGGCCAGCATGATGCCCAGCATGCACAGCGACAGGAACTTCTGGCCGTCCTGCGCGCCGTGCAGCACGGCCACGCCGGCGCCCGACACGATCTGCGCCCACTTGAAGAACGAGTTCGCCTTGGAGCGCTCGGCGCGCCGGCACGCCTTCTTTATGAGGCGCGTGAACAGCCACCCCGTGCCGAACCCGAGCACCGTGGAGATGACCAGGCCGTATACCACCTTCATCCATTCGCCGCCGTTCACGCCCCCCAGGCCTCCCTGCAGGGCGATGGCCGCGCCGGTGATGCCGGCGATGAGCGAGTGGCTCTGGGACGTGGGTATGCCGAAGTACCAGGCCGCCACGCCCCATACGATGATGGCCACCATGGCCGCCGCCAGCGCGACGAGGGCGGCGTGGTTGTCGCCGCCGAAATCCACCATGTTGAAGATGGTGGCGGCCACGGCCGACGAGACCAGGGTGATGCCGGCAAGGCCGACGAAGTTGCATATCGCCGCCATAACGATGGCGGGCGTGGGCTTCATGGCCTTCGTGCCCACGACGGTGGCGATGGCGTTGGGGGCGTCGGTCGCCCCGTTCACCACCGTGGCGCCCAGCGTCAGGATGACGATGAGGGCGAGTATGGGGTCGCTGACGAACGCTGCAGCGAACGAGCCGAAATCGTAGCTCACTCAGACTCCTCCTCGAACGAAGGGCGCCGATCGGCAAGAGTATTCAACTTGTGGTCCCTTTCACGGCTTCGGTGACAAAGCACACGGAATCGTATGATAACGGTGCTTTGTCAAGTCAAGGCAACGGAAAGATCAAGTTTAGGTAAAGTCGCCCCTATTTCATGCGCTCCTCGATGGAGGCCGCTATCCCCTCGGGATCGAGGCCCAGGTCGCGAAGCAGCAAGTCGGCCTTGCCCTGCGGCACGAACATGTCGGGGATGCCCAGCGTGAGCGCGGGCACGGCCAGGCCCTGGCGCGCAAGCTCGCCCAGCACGCCCTCGCCCGCACCGCCCGACACGATGCCGCCCTCCACCGTGACCACGAGGCGCGTCTGCGCCGCACGCGCGATGGCATCGGCGTCGAGCGGCTTCGCCCAGCGCATGTCCACGACGCGCGCGTCGATGCCGCGCACCGCCAGCAGCTCCGCGGCGCCCAGCGCACGGCCCACCATGCGGCCGAACGCGAGGATGGCCACGTCGGCCCCCTCGCGCACCACCTGCGACTTCCCCACTTCCAGCACCTGGGGCTCCTCGGGCAGCGGCACGCCCTCCGCCGCCCCGCGCGGGTAGCGGATAGCGAACGGGCCGCCCAGCGCCAGCGCCGTGTGCAGCGCATGCACGAGCTCCGCCTCGTTCGACGGGGCGAGCACGCGCATATGCGGCACCATGCGCGTGTATGCGAGGTCGAACATGCCGTGATGCGTGGGGCCGTCCTCCCCCACCACGCCGGCGCGGTCGATGGCGAACACCACGTCCAGGTTCGGCAGCGCGTTGTTGATGACCAGCTGGTCCACGGCGCGCTGCAGGAACGTCGAGTAGATGGCCACGACCGGCTTCTTGCCGCCGATGGCCAGGCCCGAGGCCAGGCCCACAGCGTGCTCCTCGGCTATGCCCGAGTCCACGAAGCGGCTCGGGAACTCCTCGGCGAAGCCCGCCAGGCCCGTGCCGTCCTTCATGGCGGCCGTGATGGCCACGATACGCTCGTCCTTGCGCGCCTCGGCCGCAAGCGCCGCGCCGAACACGCTCGTGTACGAGGGAGCGGCGGACGGCTTCTTCTTCACGGCACCGGTAGCCACGTCGTACGGCGCGATGCCGTGGAACTTCTCGGGGTTGCGCACGGCCGGCCCGTAGCCGGCTCCCTTCTTCGTCACCACGTGCATGAGCACGGGTGCGTCCGTCTCCAGCACCATGGCGAGCGTCTCCTTGAGCGCGCCGATGTCGTGGCCGTCGATGGGCGCCGTGCACAGGATACCCAGCTGCTCGAAGATCATGGTACGCGGGAGCACGAACTGCTTCATGGATTCCTTCATGTTGCGCCCGAAGTTCGCGAGTGCCTCCCCGAAGGGTCCGCTGCTTTCCAGTCTCTCCTGGACGGAGTCGCGCGTCTGGCGGTACTGCGAGGAGGCGCGCATGTAGCCGAGGTGCTTCATGAGCGCGCCCACGTTGCGCGAGATGGACATCTCGTTGTCGTTGAGGACGACCACCATCGGGGTCTGCGCCTGTCCGATGTGGTTGAGCGCCTCGAACGCCATGCCGCCCGAGAGCGCCGCATCGCCTATCAGGGCTACCACCTTGTTGTCGCCGCCCGAGAGGTCGCGTGCCTTCGCCAGGCCGAGCGCCACCGAAAGCGAGTCGGAGGCATGGCCCGAGGGATGCACGTCGTAGGGGCTCTCGCCGGGCTTCGGGAAGCCGGAGAGGCCGCCGTAGGTGCGCAGCGACTTGAACTCCTCGAGGCGGCCCGTGACCAGCTTGTGCGCATAGGCCTGGTGGCCCACGTCGAAGATGAACCGGTCGCGCGGGCAGTCCAGCATGCTGTGCACGGCCAGGATGATCTCCACGGCACCGAGCGACGAGCCCACGTGACCGCCCGTCTCCGACGTTACGGACACGATCTCCTCGCGTATCTCGCGGGCGAGGATGGAGAGCTCTTCGTTGGTCAGCAGCTTGAGGTCGGCCGGCGACGAGATCACGTCGAGAATGCGATGGTCCATAGTCACGCCCCCCGTTACGCTTGAGCCGCAGCCGCCGCGGACGCCTCCGCGTCCGAAGCTGCGGCTTCGATTTCAACCTCGGTTCCCGCGGCGGCCTCGCAGACGGCCTTGCCCGCGCCGTCTTCGGCCTCGTCTTCGGCATCGCGGGCCTCGATGTTCTCTTCGAGCAGCTCGCTCGCCCGCAGGCCCAATCCCACAGCCTCCTCATACAGGGAGAGCGCCTCGTCGAGGGGCATCTCGCTCGAGCCAACGGCGTCGACGATCTCGTCGAGGCGGGCCTTCACCTGGTCAAAGCTTTCATATGACTCATGCGCCATGGGAAGGGGCTCCTTCGGGCAGCTCGCCCTCCCGCGCCGCAGCGGACGCCGACGCCGCCTTCTCCTCGGCCTTCTCCTCGTCCAGGATCTTGGCGATGCGGCCCAGCACGCCGTTGACGAAGCGCGGCGACTCGTCCTCGCCGCCGAAGTCCTTCGCCAGCTCCACGGCCTCGTTGATCGTGACCGAGGTGGGCACGTCGTCCACGTACATCATCTCGTAGGTGGCCAGGCGCAGGATGGAGCGGTCGACGATGGGCATGCGCGCAAGCGCCCAGTTCTCCGACGTGGCCGCCAGATGCTTGTCGATGGCCATGCGGTGCGCCTCCACGCCGCGCACGAGCGCCGTGGCGTAGTCGGGCAGCGGGCCGTCCTCGGCCAGGTAGCGGCCTTCCTCGGCGATCTTGGTAGCGCCCTCGTCCGTGATCTCGCTCGTGTAGAGCAGCGCGAGCGCCGAGCGGCGCGCACGCGTTCGTTCATGTCGTTTAGCAGCCATAGAAGCTCAGCAAACCTCCGGCTAACCGGCAAACTGGATGCCGTCGATGTACACGTCGACCGAGGAGACCTGCGCCCCCACCTGGCTCGCCACGGCATCGGCCACGGCCTGGCGCAGGTTGGCGGCCAGGTCGGGCAGCACGTAGCCGTAGTACACGTCCACGCGCACCGAGATGACCAGCTTGTCGTCCTCGTCCACGGCGATGTCGATGCCCTGCGTGGACGGCTTGGCGCCGAACACGGAGCGCAGGCCGCCTGCGGCGGCGGAGCCCACGGAGGCCACACCCTCCACCTCGTTGGCCGCAATGGACACGATCGTCTCGACGACACCCGGCGCAAGCGCCATGCCGTCAAGGTTCAGCTCGTTCATAACACGTCTCCCATCTGGGTTTCAATAAAGTCGGTCGTCGCATCGCCCGCGCAGAACACGGCGTTGTCCAGCACGCGGCGGTGGAACGAGATGGTGGTCTCGATGCCCTCGATGACGAACTCGTCGAGGGCGCGGCGGCCACGCGCAAGGGCCTCCTCGCGATCCTGTCCGTACACCACGAGCTTCGCCACGAGCGAGTCGTAGTAGGGCGAGATGCGCGAGCCCGTGCGCACGTAGCTCTCCACCCGAACGCCGGGGCCCGCCGGAGGCTCGAACTTGGTGATGGTGCCCGGGCACGGGCGGAAGCCGTGCGCGGGGTCCTCCGCGTTGATGCGGAACTCCATCGCATGGCCGAACGGGACGAACGGCGCGCGGGAAGCGCAGCTGATGGGCTCGCCGGAGGCGATGCGCAGCTGCTCCTTGATGATGTCGGTGCCGGTGATCTGCTCGGTCACGGGGTGCTCCACCTGCACGCGCGTGTTCATCTCCATGAAGTAGAAGTTGCCGCGCTCGTCGAGCAGAAACTCGATCGTGCCGGCGTTCTTGTAGTTCACGGCGCGCACGGCCTTGATGGCCGCCACGCCCATGGCACGGCGCAGGTCCTCGGTGAGCGCCGGCGAGGGCGCCTCCTCGATGAGCTTCTGGTGGCGGCGCTGCACGGAGCAGTCGCGCTCGCAGAGCGCCAGGTTGTTGCCGAAGTCGTCGGCCAGCACCTGCACCTCCACATGGCGCGGGCGCAGCACGAGCTTCTCCAGGTACACGCCGTCGTTGCCGAATGCGGCGCCGGCCTCGGTGCGGGCAGCCTGGTACTGGGCCTCGAGGTCGGCCGGGTCGTGCACCTCGCGCATGCCCTTGCCGCCGCCGCCCGCCGTGGCCTTGATGAGCACGGGGTAGCCCACGCTGTCCGCGAACGCCTTGGCCTCGGCAGCCGTGTCGATGCAGCCGTCGGAGCCGGGCACCGTGGGCACGCCGCAAGACTTCATGGTCTCGCGCGCCATGCTCTTGTCGCCCATGCGCTCGATGCAGTCGGCCGCGGGGCCTATGAACACCAGGTCGTTGTCCACGCAGGCGCGGGCGAAGTCGGCGTTCTCGGCCAGGAAGCCGTAGCCGGGGTGGATGGCCTCGGCGCCGGCGTTCTTGGCGGCGGCGATGATGCTGGGCATGACGAGGTAGCTCTTGTTCGCCTGGGCGGGGCCGATGCACACGGCCTCGTCGGCGTACTGCATGGGATAGGTGTCCGCGTCCTCCGTGGAGTACACCGCCACCGTCTTCACGCCCAGCTCCTTGGCGGCGCGCATGATGCGCAGCGCCACCTCGCCGCGGTTCGCTACCAGTATCTTGCTAAACATTACGCCGTCTCCGGGGCCGGGGCCGGGGCGCCGTGGGGCTCGACGTAGAACAGCGGCGTGCCGAACTCCACGGGCGAGGCATCCTCGAGGCACACCTCGCGCACCGTGCCCATCTCCTCGGCCGTGATCTCGTTCATGAGCTTCATGGCCTCCACGATGCAGAGCGTCTGGTTGGCAGCGACCTCGTCGCCCACCTGCACGAACGGCGGCTCGCCGGGCGCGGGGGACGTGTAGAACGTGCCCACCATGGGAGCCGTCACGCAGTACCAGTTGGAGGGGCGCTCGATGCCGTCGCCGGCGGAAGCGGAAGCCTCGGCCGCAGGAGCGGGGGCGACGGCGGCCACCGGGGCCGCCGCGGCTGCGGCCGCCACGGCGTCGGAGGACAGCGTGCCCGGCATGCGCACGGCGATGCGCGTGCCCTCCTCCTCGACTACGATCTCGCCGACGCCGCTCTCCTCGGCGACGCGAACCAGCTCGCGAATCTGATTGATGTCCACGTAATCGTCCTCCTTGGTATGGCTCGACTCCTGCTCCATGAGGAAGTCGACCTTCTCCGATGTGCGGTGCTTGCTCAGGTACGTGCGCGCCTCGTTCGGGAACAGGGCGTACATGAGCACGTCCTCCTCGCTCTTCGCGAGGTCGCCGATCTCGTCCTCCACCTGGGAGTACGTGGTGGTCACGAGCGAGCCGGGGGCCACGTCGGGCGGCAGCATCTCGGAGTTGCCCACGACCTTGGCCACGATGTCCTTGTCCATGCGGCCCGGCGCCTTGCCGTAGTAGCCGCAGATGTAGTCCTTCATCTCCTTGGACACGACGCTCCAGCGCTTGCCGGTGAGCACGTTGAACACGGCCTGCGTGCCCACGATCTGCGACAGGGGCGTGACGAGCGGCGGGTAGCCCACCTCGGCGCGCACCTTCGGGATCTCCTGCATGACCTCGGGCAGGCGGTCGCCGGCGTTCTGGATCTCCAGCTGCGACACCAGGTTCGACATCATGCCGCCGGGCACCTGGTGCGAGTACACCTTCATGTGCGTGAGCGAGGACACGCCGCGCTTGTAGTGGCCGCGCTTGCGCACCTCCTCCCAGTATTCGGCGATCTCGAACAGCAGGTCCAGGTTCAGGCCCGTGTCGTAGCGGCTCTCCTGGAGGGCGGCCACGATCATCTCCACCGCAGGGTGCGAGTTGCCGAAGGCGAGCGGCGCGTGGGCCGTGTCCGCGATGGCGGCGCCGGCCTCGGCGGCCTTGATGATGTTGGCGGGCGCCATGCCGCCCACGTAATGGCAGTGGATGTGCAGCGGCAGGCCGATCTCGGCGTTGAACGCCTTCACCATGCGCTCGGTGCGGTAGGGCGTGAGCATGCCGGCCATGTCCTTGATGGCGATGGAGTCGGCGCCCAGGTCCTTCATCTTCTGGCCGTACTCCAGGTAGCTGTCAAGCGTGTGGACGGGCGACATGGTGTAGGAGATGGCGCCCTCGAAGTGGCCGCCGCATTCCTTGATGGCCTCGGCGTTGTCCACGACGTTGCGGATATCGTTGAGGGCGTCGAACACGCGGAACACGTGGATGCCGTTGCGCTTGGAAGCCTTGATGAAACGGTTGCAGATCTCGCGCGAGTAATGCTTGTACCCCACCAGGTTCTGACCGCGGGACAGCATGGCGAGCGGCGTGTTCGGCGTGTTCGCCTTGATAGATCGCAGACGCTCCCACGGGTTCTCGTCGAGAAAGCGCAGGCACGTGTCGAACGTCGCGCCGCCCCAAGCCTCGATGGCCCAGTACCCGACCCGGTCCATCTTCGGCAGGATCGGCAGCATGTCCCCGATCTGCATGCGCGTGGCCCAGAGGCTCTGCTGGCCGTCGCGGATCGTGGTATCCATGATTTGAAGTCTCGGCATGAACTCACACCCCCTTCGATTTGCAGTTAGTCAAAGATCGAATATCCGATTATAGAGGAAGGTTGAGGTCGCGGCGTAGATGCCGGGTGAAATTCACTGCTAAGCAACAGAATAGGGGGACGAGGGGCGCAAACGGCCGTGCTTCGCGCAGGCGGGTGGCGGGCCAACCGCCTGCATCCCGAAATGAGCGGCTTTGTCGTCCGGCGCAGGCAAAGTGTATTCAGCTGAATACTTTCAACTTTGGAGGCTCGCCTACGATTTCGATCATGCCGGAGAAGTCACGACAGGCCAAGATGCTGGGCAAGGACCCCCTTGTCCAACTCCTCGCGCGCACGTTCGGCGAGAACGTGCGCGTCCTGCGCGAAAGCCAGCACCTGACGAAAAAGGAGCTGGCGGACATGGTAGGGTCCAGCCGAAGCCACATCACCGACATCGAGGACGGCTTGATAGACGCCGACTTCTCGAAGGTCGTGAAGTTCGCGCGGGCCTTCGAGCGCCCCCTCGACGCCCTTTTGACCCCCGGAGGAGCCCTCCATTCCCTGGGCGAGAACGAGAGGGGCTAGCCCCGCAGCCCAGCCTGGCCTAGAGCAGGCACCCGCGGAGCTCTTCC is from Gordonibacter urolithinfaciens and encodes:
- a CDS encoding helix-turn-helix transcriptional regulator — protein: MPEKSRQAKMLGKDPLVQLLARTFGENVRVLRESQHLTKKELADMVGSSRSHITDIEDGLIDADFSKVVKFARAFERPLDALLTPGGALHSLGENERG